Proteins encoded within one genomic window of Bradyrhizobium sp. CB1717:
- a CDS encoding LON peptidase substrate-binding domain-containing protein produces the protein MPINIEYRGPADLPEIIPVFPLPGALLLPRGQMPLNIFEPRYLAMVDDSFRDGHRLIGMIQPDVAHSPKNSDKPALFRVGCVGRITQLAESGDGRYILELTGVARFKVLEELEVLTAYRQCKVDFFAFVDDFTARMGEDQVDREALLSVLADFLKANNLKVDWEGVESAPNEALVNALAMMSPYGPAEKQAMLEAPDLKTRAEILIAVTEMDLAKKRTSGDPPLQ, from the coding sequence ATGCCGATCAACATCGAATATCGCGGACCCGCCGACCTTCCCGAGATCATTCCGGTGTTTCCGCTGCCGGGTGCGCTCTTGCTGCCGCGCGGCCAGATGCCGCTCAACATCTTCGAGCCGCGCTATCTCGCGATGGTCGACGATTCCTTCCGCGACGGCCATCGCCTGATCGGCATGATCCAGCCCGACGTGGCGCATTCGCCGAAGAATTCCGACAAGCCGGCACTGTTCCGCGTCGGCTGCGTCGGCCGCATCACCCAGCTCGCCGAATCCGGCGACGGCCGCTACATCCTCGAGCTCACCGGCGTCGCGCGCTTCAAGGTGCTCGAGGAGCTCGAGGTGCTCACCGCCTACCGGCAGTGCAAGGTGGATTTCTTCGCCTTCGTCGATGATTTCACCGCGCGCATGGGCGAGGACCAGGTCGACCGCGAGGCGTTGCTGTCGGTGCTCGCCGACTTCCTGAAGGCCAACAATCTCAAGGTCGACTGGGAGGGCGTCGAGAGCGCGCCCAACGAGGCGCTGGTCAACGCACTGGCGATGATGTCGCCCTATGGCCCCGCCGAAAAGCAGGCCATGCTGGAAGCGCCCGACCTGAAGACCCGCGCCGAGATCCTGATCGCGGTCACCGAGATGGACCTCGCCAAGAAGCGCACCAGCGGCGACCCGCCGTTGCAGTGA
- the trxA gene encoding thioredoxin, whose product MTIIDQGNGAAGPAAADLIKDTTTQTFVKDVIEESKRQPVLIDFWAEWCGPCKQLTPVLEKAVKAAKGKVKLVKMNIDQHPAIPGQMGIQSIPAVIAFVNGQPADGFMGAVPESQLNAFIEKLTKGVTAPGEVNVAEIVQEADAVLAEGDAAAAAQIYAEALQHDSTNIAALAGLAKCYAVSGAMEQAKQTLAMVPESKRNDPAVKAVQTTIDLAEQAEQLGPVAELEQKVAANPLDHQARFDLATALNAQGNRAAATEQLLEIVKRDRKWNDDGARKQLVQFFEAWGGTDDATVEGRKRLSTILFS is encoded by the coding sequence GTGACGATCATCGACCAGGGTAACGGAGCGGCGGGCCCGGCTGCGGCCGATCTGATCAAGGACACCACCACCCAGACCTTCGTGAAGGACGTCATCGAGGAATCGAAGCGCCAGCCGGTGCTGATCGATTTCTGGGCGGAGTGGTGCGGCCCCTGCAAGCAGCTCACCCCCGTGCTGGAAAAGGCGGTCAAGGCGGCCAAGGGCAAGGTCAAGCTGGTCAAGATGAACATCGACCAGCACCCGGCGATCCCGGGCCAGATGGGCATCCAGTCGATCCCGGCCGTGATCGCCTTCGTCAACGGCCAGCCGGCCGACGGCTTCATGGGCGCGGTGCCCGAAAGCCAGCTCAACGCCTTCATCGAAAAGCTGACCAAGGGCGTCACCGCCCCCGGCGAGGTCAATGTCGCCGAGATCGTGCAGGAAGCCGATGCCGTGCTCGCCGAGGGCGACGCCGCAGCCGCCGCGCAGATCTATGCCGAGGCGCTGCAGCATGATTCGACCAACATCGCGGCCCTGGCCGGCCTTGCCAAATGCTACGCCGTCTCCGGCGCGATGGAGCAGGCCAAGCAGACGCTGGCCATGGTGCCGGAATCCAAGCGCAACGATCCCGCGGTGAAAGCCGTGCAGACGACGATCGATCTCGCCGAGCAGGCGGAGCAGCTCGGGCCCGTGGCCGAGCTGGAACAGAAAGTTGCCGCAAACCCGCTCGATCATCAGGCCCGCTTTGATCTTGCGACCGCGCTCAACGCGCAAGGCAACCGCGCGGCCGCCACCGAGCAGCTGCTCGAGATCGTCAAGCGCGACCGCAAGTGGAACGACGACGGCGCCCGCAAGCAGCTCGTGCAGTTCTTCGAGGCCTGGGGCGGCACGGATGATGCAACCGTCGAGGGACGAAAGCGCTTGTCGACGATCCTGTTTTCGTAA
- a CDS encoding NAD(P)-dependent oxidoreductase, translating into MTILVTGTAGHLGEALLRTLRRRGLPVRGIDLKPSPFTDAVGSIVDPDFVRCQMDGVSAVIHTATLHKPHVATHSRQDFVDTNVTGTLNLLEAAASAGVKSFVFTSTTSAFGSQLRPEAGQAAVWVTEELPPVPKNIYGTTKLMAENLCELFFRERRLPVVVLRTSRFFPEDDDDPAMRSAYPLDNAQANELLYRRLDIADAVSAHLLAVERAPKIGFARYIVSATSPFAPHHLAALADDAAGVVRALYPDCAQLYAARGWRLFPQIDRVYVNARARRELGWRPEFDFAHVLQCLRAGQDFRSTLAREVGSKGYHEAVFDGGPYPVAS; encoded by the coding sequence ATGACAATTCTGGTCACCGGCACCGCAGGCCACCTCGGCGAGGCCCTTTTGCGGACGCTCCGCCGGCGCGGCTTGCCTGTCCGCGGGATCGATCTGAAGCCCTCCCCCTTCACCGATGCCGTCGGCTCGATCGTCGATCCCGATTTCGTGCGGTGCCAGATGGACGGCGTCTCTGCCGTGATCCACACCGCGACGCTGCACAAGCCGCATGTGGCGACCCACTCCAGGCAGGATTTTGTCGACACCAACGTCACCGGCACGCTCAACCTGCTCGAGGCTGCTGCAAGCGCCGGCGTGAAGAGCTTCGTCTTCACCAGCACCACCAGCGCGTTCGGCTCGCAGCTTCGCCCCGAAGCCGGGCAGGCGGCGGTGTGGGTCACCGAGGAGCTGCCGCCCGTCCCGAAGAACATCTACGGCACGACCAAGCTGATGGCGGAGAATCTGTGCGAGCTGTTCTTTCGCGAGCGCAGGCTTCCGGTCGTCGTCTTGCGGACCTCGCGTTTCTTTCCGGAGGACGACGACGATCCGGCGATGCGGTCGGCCTATCCGCTGGACAACGCGCAGGCCAACGAGCTGCTCTATCGCCGGCTGGATATAGCGGACGCGGTCAGCGCCCATCTGCTCGCCGTCGAGCGCGCGCCAAAGATCGGTTTCGCGCGCTACATCGTTTCGGCCACGAGCCCGTTCGCGCCGCATCATCTCGCGGCGCTGGCGGATGACGCGGCAGGCGTCGTGCGCGCGCTCTATCCGGATTGTGCGCAGCTCTATGCGGCGCGCGGCTGGCGCCTGTTTCCGCAGATCGACCGCGTCTATGTCAACGCGCGCGCCCGGCGCGAATTGGGCTGGCGGCCCGAATTCGACTTCGCGCATGTGCTGCAGTGCCTGCGTGCGGGCCAGGATTTTCGTAGCACGCTGGCGCGCGAAGTCGGGTCGAAAGGCTATCATGAGGCGGTTTTCGACGGCGGGCCTTACCCCGTCGCCTCCTGA
- a CDS encoding PQQ-dependent sugar dehydrogenase: MTSMFHRSVLALAAVALLAGTSVVNAQQQDKNRTLKKYESGTKEFWTHPPDDWFLGDETEAQKGLAPPSGPPTGASEAELAAMMKKIKLPPGFKIEVYAPGVLAARQMAWGDKGTLFVGSFGLGNVYAIKDNNGKKEVKTILKGLNMPTGLAFKDGALYVIAVDKLIRYDNAEANLDKLGDGKVVYDDMPSYAAHGWKYIAVDKEGWFFLPFGPPFNVGIPPTSVSQIRRVDPKTGNAEIWALGVRNSVGGDVDPRTGKFWFTENARDWVSDDLPSDKLNMISKIGEHFGYPYCHQGDLPDPKFAMGHKCSEFTPPVLNLGAHVAPLGMKFYTGDQFPAEYKNNILIAEHGSWNRHKYQGARIMRVIVGPDGKNAKQEVFASGWLEGDQGYLGRPNDIILAKDGSILVADDWAGAIYRISYSKK, encoded by the coding sequence ATGACATCGATGTTCCATCGATCCGTGTTGGCGCTTGCAGCGGTTGCCCTTCTTGCCGGGACCAGCGTTGTCAATGCGCAGCAACAGGACAAGAACCGGACACTGAAGAAATACGAATCCGGCACCAAGGAATTCTGGACCCATCCGCCGGATGACTGGTTCCTCGGCGACGAGACCGAGGCGCAGAAGGGGCTCGCGCCGCCCTCGGGTCCGCCGACCGGCGCGTCGGAGGCGGAGCTCGCGGCGATGATGAAGAAGATCAAGCTGCCGCCGGGCTTCAAGATCGAGGTCTATGCGCCCGGCGTTCTCGCCGCGCGGCAGATGGCCTGGGGTGACAAGGGCACGCTGTTCGTCGGCTCATTCGGCCTCGGCAACGTCTATGCCATCAAGGACAACAACGGAAAGAAGGAGGTCAAGACCATCCTCAAAGGGCTGAACATGCCCACCGGTCTCGCCTTCAAGGACGGCGCGCTCTATGTCATCGCGGTCGACAAGCTGATCCGCTACGACAACGCCGAGGCCAATCTCGACAAGCTCGGCGATGGCAAGGTCGTCTATGACGACATGCCCTCCTATGCCGCGCATGGCTGGAAGTACATCGCGGTCGACAAGGAGGGCTGGTTCTTCCTGCCGTTCGGTCCGCCCTTCAATGTCGGCATTCCCCCGACCAGCGTGTCGCAGATCCGCCGCGTCGATCCCAAGACCGGCAACGCCGAAATCTGGGCGCTCGGCGTCCGCAACTCGGTCGGCGGCGACGTCGATCCGCGCACCGGCAAATTCTGGTTCACCGAGAATGCGCGCGACTGGGTCAGCGACGATCTGCCCTCAGACAAGCTGAACATGATCTCGAAGATCGGCGAGCATTTTGGCTATCCCTATTGCCACCAGGGTGACCTGCCGGATCCGAAGTTCGCGATGGGCCACAAATGCTCCGAGTTCACGCCGCCGGTGCTGAATCTCGGCGCACACGTCGCTCCGCTCGGCATGAAGTTCTACACCGGCGACCAATTCCCCGCCGAGTACAAGAACAACATCCTGATCGCCGAGCACGGCTCCTGGAACAGGCACAAGTACCAGGGCGCCCGCATCATGCGCGTGATCGTCGGGCCCGACGGCAAGAACGCCAAGCAGGAAGTGTTCGCATCCGGCTGGCTCGAGGGTGACCAGGGCTATCTCGGCCGTCCCAACGACATCATCCTCGCCAAGGACGGCTCGATCCTCGTCGCCGACGACTGGGCCGGCGCAATCTATCGCATCAGCTACAGCAAGAAGTAG
- a CDS encoding c-type cytochrome, which translates to MRVVRFGILFALASLAFIPAQAADNPAIKDKASVCSGCHGENGISQTENIPSLAGQPDQFIQWQLVFFRAGSRKNDQMQPIAEEITNEDIRNFGAYFSQMTPPKGAEDNDPDLSKKGAQVAVGRRCASCHTDSFAGTKAVARLAGQREEYLVKALHDYKAGARIGGGVAAMADVAYHMSDEEITAVSHYLANFK; encoded by the coding sequence ATGCGGGTCGTTCGGTTCGGAATTCTGTTTGCGCTCGCGTCGCTCGCATTCATCCCAGCCCAGGCCGCCGACAATCCAGCGATCAAGGACAAGGCATCCGTCTGCTCCGGCTGTCACGGCGAGAACGGCATTTCGCAGACGGAAAACATTCCATCGCTCGCCGGCCAGCCCGATCAATTCATCCAGTGGCAGCTGGTGTTCTTCCGCGCGGGTTCGCGCAAGAACGACCAGATGCAGCCGATCGCGGAAGAGATCACCAACGAGGACATCCGTAATTTCGGCGCCTATTTCTCGCAAATGACGCCGCCGAAGGGAGCGGAGGACAACGACCCGGACCTGTCGAAAAAGGGCGCGCAGGTTGCCGTCGGCCGCCGCTGCGCCTCATGCCACACCGACAGCTTTGCCGGCACCAAGGCCGTGGCGCGGCTCGCCGGCCAGCGCGAGGAATATCTCGTCAAGGCGCTGCACGACTACAAGGCCGGCGCGCGCATCGGCGGCGGCGTCGCGGCGATGGCCGATGTCGCCTATCACATGAGCGACGAGGAGATCACCGCGGTCTCGCATTATCTGGCGAATTTCAAATAG
- the panE gene encoding 2-dehydropantoate 2-reductase yields MRILVVGAGAIGGYFGGRLLQAGRDVTFLVRPRRAGELASAGLVIKSPNGDVTLKNPPTVQADALKDKFDVVLLSCKAFDLDDAIKSFAPAVGPNTAIIPMLNGMKHLDILDQKFGKERVLGGLCAIAATLNEKREVVQLQPMQSLNYGERDGKLSDRVKAIDEAFKSGINGATASQNIMQDMWEKWVFLSSLAASTSLMRTSVGNILAAPGGQDFLLGMLDETSAIATASGYPPGGPFFERVKGNLTAEGSPMTASMFRDIKAGLPVEADHVIGDLIARADTAKVPVPKLRIAYTHLKAYEKQLAG; encoded by the coding sequence ATGCGTATCCTCGTGGTCGGCGCCGGCGCCATCGGCGGCTATTTTGGTGGCAGGCTGTTGCAGGCCGGCCGCGACGTCACCTTCCTGGTCAGGCCGCGCCGCGCCGGCGAGCTGGCGAGCGCAGGCCTCGTCATCAAGAGCCCGAATGGCGACGTGACCTTGAAAAATCCGCCGACCGTGCAGGCCGACGCGCTCAAGGACAAGTTCGACGTCGTGCTGCTCAGCTGCAAGGCGTTCGACCTCGACGACGCCATCAAATCGTTCGCGCCCGCGGTCGGGCCGAATACGGCGATCATCCCGATGCTCAACGGCATGAAGCATCTCGACATCCTCGACCAGAAATTCGGCAAGGAGCGCGTGCTGGGCGGGCTCTGTGCCATTGCTGCGACGCTGAACGAGAAGCGCGAGGTGGTGCAGCTGCAGCCGATGCAGTCGCTCAATTACGGTGAGCGCGACGGAAAACTGTCGGACAGGGTCAAGGCCATCGACGAGGCCTTCAAGAGCGGCATCAATGGCGCCACCGCCAGCCAGAACATCATGCAGGACATGTGGGAGAAGTGGGTGTTCCTCTCCTCGCTCGCCGCAAGCACCAGCCTGATGCGCACCTCCGTCGGCAACATCCTCGCCGCGCCCGGCGGCCAGGACTTCCTGCTCGGCATGCTCGATGAGACCAGCGCCATCGCCACGGCGTCCGGCTATCCGCCGGGTGGCCCGTTCTTCGAGCGCGTCAAAGGCAATCTCACCGCCGAGGGATCGCCGATGACGGCGTCGATGTTCCGCGACATCAAGGCGGGCCTGCCGGTCGAAGCCGACCACGTCATCGGCGATCTCATCGCCCGCGCCGACACCGCCAAGGTGCCGGTGCCGAAGCTGCGCATCGCGTACACGCATTTGAAAGCGTATGAGAAGCAGCTGGCGGGGTAG
- a CDS encoding 2-hydroxychromene-2-carboxylate isomerase, translating into MTRTAPQFLFDFGSPNAYLSHLAIPAIEQRIGVKFEYMPILLGGIFKSTNNKSPAETLAGIKNKREFQQIETERFIKRFKVQPYVMNPFFPVNTLNLMRTAIAAQLEGVFEKYVDAAFHHMWREPKKMDDPEVAAKALASSGLDAQKLFARAQEPEVKARLIKNTEEAVARGAFGSPTFFVGNEMFFGKEQLREVEEMVSGT; encoded by the coding sequence TTGACCCGCACAGCCCCGCAATTCCTGTTCGATTTCGGCAGCCCGAACGCCTATCTCAGCCATCTGGCAATCCCGGCGATCGAGCAGCGGATCGGCGTCAAATTCGAATATATGCCGATCCTACTCGGCGGCATTTTCAAGTCGACCAACAACAAGTCGCCGGCCGAGACGCTCGCCGGCATCAAGAACAAGCGCGAATTCCAGCAGATCGAGACCGAGCGCTTCATCAAGCGCTTCAAGGTCCAGCCTTACGTCATGAACCCCTTCTTCCCGGTCAACACGTTGAACCTGATGCGCACCGCGATCGCAGCGCAGCTCGAGGGCGTGTTCGAGAAATACGTCGACGCCGCGTTTCACCACATGTGGCGCGAGCCGAAGAAGATGGACGACCCTGAAGTCGCGGCGAAGGCGCTGGCGTCGTCTGGCCTCGACGCGCAAAAGCTGTTCGCCCGCGCTCAGGAACCGGAAGTGAAGGCCAGACTGATCAAGAACACCGAGGAGGCGGTCGCCCGCGGCGCGTTCGGCTCGCCGACCTTCTTTGTCGGCAACGAGATGTTTTTTGGCAAGGAGCAGTTGCGCGAGGTCGAGGAGATGGTGTCGGGGACGTAG
- a CDS encoding MATE family efflux transporter gives MSAPKPLWTTFLRFLAPLMLSNALQSLFGTVSNVYLGQMIGVDALAAVSAFFPVMFFLFAFVMGLSTGATVLIGQAFGAGEHGKIGSVAGTTLAVGLLLSISVALVGGIFSRQLMMMLATPADILDQTSAYARIMLLTMPLGFVFLLMTAMIRGVGDALTPLLALALSTTIGLILTPMLIRGAFGMPVAGIASPAWAAAIANALTLIALAVYLLRKKHALAPDTALLGHVRLNRAMLGKILGIGLPSAIGMVVMAVAELVLLGLVNGFGSNATAAYGAVNQVMGYTQFTAMSISIAVSILGAQAVGGGDKARLDGIVRTGLAFNIVLTGGLVALIYLAPRAVLGIFITDDAVLDLAKRLLDIALWSSVPFGLATVFSGAMRAGGVAFTPMLLSIFAIVAIELPAAVILSRTVGLEGVWAAYPIVFCAMFVLQMGYYLLVWRKRAVRRLI, from the coding sequence ATGTCTGCTCCGAAACCACTCTGGACCACGTTCCTCCGCTTCCTCGCGCCGCTGATGCTGAGCAACGCGCTGCAATCGCTGTTCGGCACCGTCAGCAATGTCTATCTCGGCCAGATGATCGGCGTCGACGCACTGGCGGCGGTGTCGGCGTTCTTCCCGGTGATGTTCTTCCTGTTCGCCTTCGTCATGGGCCTCAGCACCGGCGCCACCGTGCTGATCGGCCAGGCCTTTGGCGCGGGCGAGCACGGCAAGATTGGAAGCGTCGCCGGCACGACGCTCGCGGTCGGCCTGCTGCTGTCGATATCGGTCGCGCTGGTCGGCGGGATCTTCAGCCGGCAATTGATGATGATGCTCGCGACGCCCGCTGACATTCTCGACCAGACCAGCGCTTATGCCCGCATCATGCTGCTCACCATGCCGCTCGGCTTCGTCTTCCTGCTGATGACGGCGATGATCCGCGGCGTCGGCGATGCGCTGACGCCGTTGTTGGCGCTGGCCTTGTCGACGACTATCGGCCTGATCCTGACGCCGATGCTGATCCGCGGTGCGTTCGGCATGCCCGTGGCTGGCATCGCCAGTCCGGCATGGGCGGCGGCAATCGCCAACGCGCTGACGCTGATCGCGCTCGCCGTTTATTTGCTGCGGAAGAAGCATGCGCTCGCACCGGACACTGCGTTGCTGGGTCATGTCCGGCTCAACAGAGCCATGCTCGGAAAAATCCTCGGCATCGGGCTGCCAAGCGCGATCGGCATGGTGGTGATGGCGGTCGCCGAGCTGGTGCTGCTCGGCCTCGTCAACGGCTTCGGCTCGAATGCCACCGCGGCTTATGGCGCCGTCAACCAGGTGATGGGCTATACGCAGTTCACGGCGATGTCGATTTCGATCGCGGTCTCGATCCTCGGCGCCCAGGCCGTCGGCGGCGGCGACAAGGCACGGCTCGACGGCATCGTGCGCACCGGTCTTGCGTTCAACATCGTCCTGACCGGCGGGCTGGTGGCGCTGATCTACCTCGCGCCACGCGCCGTGCTCGGCATCTTCATCACCGACGACGCCGTGCTCGATCTGGCAAAGCGACTGCTCGACATCGCCTTGTGGAGCTCGGTGCCGTTCGGTCTGGCCACGGTGTTTTCCGGCGCGATGCGCGCTGGCGGTGTCGCCTTTACGCCGATGCTGCTGTCGATCTTCGCCATTGTCGCGATCGAGCTGCCGGCTGCGGTCATCCTCAGCCGCACCGTCGGCCTCGAGGGCGTGTGGGCCGCCTATCCCATCGTGTTCTGCGCCATGTTCGTTTTGCAGATGGGCTATTACCTTCTGGTGTGGCGCAAGCGGGCAGTCCGGCGCCTGATCTGA
- a CDS encoding DUF2239 family protein, translating into MQTIFTAFQGQRRLVSGPAGEVALVVKRVAPRPDEPIIIFEDATGRSIDFDLRGGDREVLARLAKLVPPPVEETAEPAEPRGRGRPKLGVVAREVTLLPRHWEWLGAQPGGASVALRKLVDEARRASGDKDRERQARDAAYHFMSTMAGNLPQFEEASRALFADDRRRFTGLIAEWPTDIRDHIVKLAYSDRA; encoded by the coding sequence ATGCAGACGATTTTCACCGCTTTTCAGGGACAACGCCGCCTGGTGTCCGGGCCGGCAGGAGAGGTCGCGCTGGTCGTCAAGCGGGTGGCGCCGCGGCCGGACGAGCCGATCATCATCTTCGAGGATGCCACGGGCCGATCGATCGACTTCGATCTGCGCGGTGGAGATCGCGAGGTGCTGGCGCGCCTGGCGAAGCTTGTCCCGCCCCCTGTTGAGGAGACCGCAGAACCGGCCGAGCCGCGTGGACGCGGCCGGCCGAAGCTCGGCGTGGTCGCACGCGAGGTGACGCTGCTGCCGCGGCACTGGGAATGGCTCGGCGCGCAGCCGGGCGGCGCCTCGGTCGCCCTGCGAAAGCTCGTCGACGAGGCGCGTCGCGCAAGCGGCGACAAGGACCGCGAGCGGCAGGCGCGCGATGCGGCCTATCACTTCATGTCGACCATGGCGGGCAATTTGCCGCAATTCGAGGAAGCCTCGCGCGCATTGTTCGCGGATGACCGGCGACGCTTCACCGGACTGATCGCCGAATGGCCGACTGATATCCGCGACCACATCGTCAAGCTCGCCTACAGCGACCGCGCTTAG